From the genome of Candidatus Melainabacteria bacterium RIFOXYA2_FULL_32_9, one region includes:
- a CDS encoding riboflavin biosynthesis protein RibD: MEQDEKYIKHCIELAKLGEGSVSPNPLVGAVVLDKSGHVVGTGYHQKYGEAHAEINALNDAGEFAKDGTLYVNLEPCSHFGKTPPCVNKVIESGVKRLVVGMIDPNPLVAGEGIRKAQDAGIEVEVGVLEKECKKLNEIFIKYVTEKQPFIAIKTASTVDGKIATKTGSSKWITSDLARIEVHGLRKKYDAILTGSGTVIADNPSLTCRIPGGRNPVRVIIDSELKTSPEAKVYQNDGIRVIIATSENINNERMKAYPENVEILKCSLINNKIDLHYLINELYQNKIASILVEAGGILNGIFLQNKLIDKFYFFIAPKILGDNQAKSIIEGFDTVDINESLNFRFDEIKSLPPDIMVEGYL, encoded by the coding sequence TTGGTTGGTGCAGTTGTGTTGGATAAAAGCGGTCACGTTGTTGGCACTGGCTATCACCAAAAATATGGTGAGGCCCATGCCGAAATTAATGCGCTTAATGACGCAGGTGAGTTTGCAAAAGATGGAACTCTTTATGTAAACCTCGAACCTTGCTCTCACTTTGGCAAAACTCCTCCCTGTGTTAATAAAGTAATTGAGTCAGGAGTCAAGAGGCTTGTAGTAGGAATGATTGATCCTAATCCTCTCGTTGCAGGTGAAGGGATTAGGAAAGCTCAGGATGCAGGAATTGAAGTAGAAGTCGGTGTTTTAGAAAAAGAATGCAAAAAGCTTAATGAAATTTTTATTAAGTATGTAACTGAGAAACAGCCTTTTATTGCAATAAAAACAGCTTCAACTGTTGATGGAAAAATAGCCACCAAAACAGGCAGCAGTAAATGGATTACCTCAGACCTTGCTAGAATTGAAGTTCATGGATTAAGAAAAAAATATGATGCAATACTAACAGGTTCAGGGACAGTAATAGCAGACAATCCGAGTTTAACATGCCGTATCCCTGGAGGAAGAAACCCTGTTAGAGTAATTATAGACTCTGAGCTAAAAACTTCTCCTGAAGCAAAAGTTTATCAAAATGATGGTATTAGAGTAATTATAGCCACTTCAGAAAATATAAATAATGAAAGAATGAAAGCTTATCCTGAAAATGTAGAAATACTGAAATGTTCATTAATCAACAATAAAATTGATCTTCATTATCTGATTAATGAGCTTTATCAAAACAAAATAGCAAGTATTCTTGTGGAAGCAGGGGGAATATTAAATGGAATATTCTTGCAAAATAAGCTTATAGATAAATTTTACTTCTTTATAGCTCCTAAAATTCTTGGCGATAATCAGGCTAAATCTATAATTGAAGGATTTGATACAGTAGATATAAATGAATCACTTAATTTTAGATTTGATGAAATAAAATCTCTTCCACCAGACATAATGGTTGAAGGGTATTTATAA